In Crassostrea angulata isolate pt1a10 chromosome 4, ASM2561291v2, whole genome shotgun sequence, one genomic interval encodes:
- the LOC128182246 gene encoding uncharacterized protein LOC128182246, producing the protein MLPLYLCIVLAIGASIHAQKQMECLDIFGQNTCPVGYQCHMGQCEPDFGERWCSRMMPCGLNHECIEGSCVLLPDPGCQTNDECKLNEQCTFGICVPDESNEQLPRGKHGHWSKFEPVND; encoded by the exons ATGCTGCCCCTTTATCTGTGTATCGTTTTGGCGATAGGAGCAAGTATCCATGCACAAAAACAAATGGAATGTTTGGAC ATTTTTGGCCAGAATACCTGCCCCGTCGGTTATCAATGTCATATGGGACAATGTGAACctgattttg gTGAGCGGTGGTGCTCCAGG ATGATGCCATGTGGACTGAATCACGAATGCATTGAAGGATCGTGTGTTCTACTTCCAG atcCAGGGTGTCAAACA AATGATGAGTGTAAATTGAATGAGCAATGTACATTTGGAATATGTGTACCAGACGAATCTAACGAACAGCTACCTCGTGGTAAGCATGGACATTGGTCAAAATTCGAGCCGGTTAATGACTGa
- the LOC128180048 gene encoding lysosome-associated membrane glycoprotein 1-like isoform X1: MKTNFIGAVVLCAVISLTLGSEYQYYDDNNKTCIEVKTDVKFTLTNGKETIEFDGTNFTVKSGDCASPSESVATLILTTVKEDLLSLEFKTNAQKEASMGAMFTFSPDEYFPETPEATAINLIDTGDQILGNNTQLFQCNSIQTLTLNGTLKDTTYTMYMDMTNTQIQAFDIKNGKLSSDVFVCSADQMTTTAQNVSTEQVTTATSSGTTEATTATTNVTAQTTPTTPNATSEAPTTNSTMEPTTKANTTAEGPTTAPTTAPTTAAPTPMPPKSTYKVMAGGKTCLIMEGSFQMMVTINKTTIIVDVPLSNEVNVTGICASKNETESSITITPKSGPLKSLTFDFKINKNKDMADKSELVSMSAEVMVDGKVEPISANKTLLVLSNPKLFYKCDVGSNFTADKVIFKYEQLKVQAFNVENEKFAENGEDCSEDVGPIPAPGNIPVNTYAVTEGNKTCIVFKGSMKFVIPYVAKSGNATEPVGLPEKFTVSGSCNTLLYGEVSQKMEVKFYEDWILTIHFTDSDNKTDVQNQLTADSSDKYYISQIELEYEYNSNLFVKADESILGKKAKFTAANLTLWETGKGKSYMCNKESTINLSSKDGFELTVSKVQYQAFKKGNSNDFGDASECAADEETNSIVPIAVGAALAGLVIIVLIAYLIGRKRSRAGYEQV; the protein is encoded by the exons ATGAAGACGAATTTCATCGGAGCTGTGGTTTTATGTG CTGTGATATCACTGACACTTGGATCAGAATATCAATACTACGATgacaacaacaaaacatgtaTTGAGGTCAAGACAGATGTAAAGTTTACCTTGACCAACGGGAAGGAAACAATCGAGTTTGATGGTACAAATTTCACAGTGAAAAGTGGAGATTGTGCTTCGCCTTCTGAATCTGTCGCTACATTGATCTTAACTACAGTCAAAGAAGACTTACTGTCTCTAGAGTTTAAAACTAATGCACAGAAAGAAGCTTCCATGGgtgcaatgtttacattttctcCTGACGAGTACTTCCCAGAAACACCAGAAGCAA CTGCCATCAATTTGATAGATACTGGAGACCAGATCTTGGGAAATAACACACAGTTGTTTCAGTGTAATTCTATTCAGACACTAACTCTGAATGGAACACTAAAGGATACAACATATACCATGTACATGGACATGACCAACACCCAGATACAGGCCTTTGATATAAAGAATGGAAAGCTCAGCTCTGATG TGTTTGTATGTAGTGCTGACCAGATGACAACAACGGCACAGAATGTATCAACAGAACAAGTCACCACAGCAACAAGTAGTGGCACCACTGAAGCAACAACAGCCACTACAAATGTGACTGCTCAGACAACGCCTACCACACCAAATGCCACGTCGGAAGCTCCTACCACGAACTCCACAATGGAACCTACTACCAAGGCGAACACCACGGCGGAGGGTCCTACCACCGCTCCCACTACAGCCCCAACCACCGCGGCACCAACACCGATGCCGCCGAAGTCCACCTACAAGGTGATGGCAGGTGGTAAGACATGTCTCATTATGGAGGGGAGCTTTCAAATGATGGTTACTATAAATAAAACG ACCATAATTGTCGATGTACCATTGAGTAATGAAGTTAATGTCACAGGAATATGTGCCAGTAAAAATGAAACAGAGTCCAGTATTACCATCACCCCCAAATCAGGCCCACTCAAGTCATTGACCTTTGACTTTAAGATCAACAAGAACAAGGACATGGCTGACAAATCAGAGTTGGTGTCAATGAGTGCAGAGGTCATGGTCGACGGTAAAG ttGAACCAATATCAGCGAATAAAACTCTACTAGTATTGTCCAATCCCAAGTTGTTTTACAAATGTGATGTTGGAAGTAATTTCACGGCCGACAAAGTGATCTTCAAATATGAACAACTGAAAGTTCAAGCTTTTAAtgtggaaaatgaaaaatttgctGAAAATG GAGAAGACTGTTCAGAAGATGTGGGTCCTATCCCTGCGCCCGGAAATATCCCAGTCAACACGTATGCTGTGACAGAGGGAAACAAGACTTGTATTGTATTTAAAGGATCAATGAAGTTCGTAATCCCTTATGTTGCAAAATCTGGG AATGCCACAGAACCTGTGGGTCTGCCTGAAAAATTCACAGTTTCCGGAAGCTGTAATACTCTTTTGTATGGAGAAGTGTCTCAGAAAATGGAAGTAAAGTTCTACGAAGACTGGATTTTAACCATTCACTTTACTGATagtgacaataaaacagacgtCCAGAACCAGTTGACAGCAGATAGTTCCGATAAGTACTACATCTCTCAGATTGAGTTGGAATATGAATACAACAGCAACCTTTTTGTAAAAGCTGATGAAAGCA ttctgGGAAAAAAAGCTAAGTTTACTGCTGCCAACCTCACTCTATGGGAAACAGGCAAAGGCAAGAGTTACATGTGTAACAAAGAATCTACTATAAACCTCAGTAGTAAAGATGGATTTGAGCTGACTGTCAGTAAGGTTCAATACCAGGCATTCAAAAAAGGAAACTCAAATGACTTTGGAG ACGCTAGTGAGTGTGCAGCGGATGAGGAGACAAATAGCATCGTACCAATTGCAGTGGGAGCAGCCCTTGCTGGACTCGTCATTATCGTACTAATTGCGTATTTGATTGGACGAAAGAGGAGCCGCGCGGGCTACGAGCAGGTCTAG
- the LOC128180048 gene encoding lysosome-associated membrane glycoprotein 1-like isoform X2, protein MKTNFIGAVVLCVFVCSADQMTTTAQNVSTEQVTTATSSGTTEATTATTNVTAQTTPTTPNATSEAPTTNSTMEPTTKANTTAEGPTTAPTTAPTTAAPTPMPPKSTYKVMAGGKTCLIMEGSFQMMVTINKTTIIVDVPLSNEVNVTGICASKNETESSITITPKSGPLKSLTFDFKINKNKDMADKSELVSMSAEVMVDGKVEPISANKTLLVLSNPKLFYKCDVGSNFTADKVIFKYEQLKVQAFNVENEKFAENGEDCSEDVGPIPAPGNIPVNTYAVTEGNKTCIVFKGSMKFVIPYVAKSGNATEPVGLPEKFTVSGSCNTLLYGEVSQKMEVKFYEDWILTIHFTDSDNKTDVQNQLTADSSDKYYISQIELEYEYNSNLFVKADESILGKKAKFTAANLTLWETGKGKSYMCNKESTINLSSKDGFELTVSKVQYQAFKKGNSNDFGDASECAADEETNSIVPIAVGAALAGLVIIVLIAYLIGRKRSRAGYEQV, encoded by the exons ATGAAGACGAATTTCATCGGAGCTGTGGTTTTATGTG TGTTTGTATGTAGTGCTGACCAGATGACAACAACGGCACAGAATGTATCAACAGAACAAGTCACCACAGCAACAAGTAGTGGCACCACTGAAGCAACAACAGCCACTACAAATGTGACTGCTCAGACAACGCCTACCACACCAAATGCCACGTCGGAAGCTCCTACCACGAACTCCACAATGGAACCTACTACCAAGGCGAACACCACGGCGGAGGGTCCTACCACCGCTCCCACTACAGCCCCAACCACCGCGGCACCAACACCGATGCCGCCGAAGTCCACCTACAAGGTGATGGCAGGTGGTAAGACATGTCTCATTATGGAGGGGAGCTTTCAAATGATGGTTACTATAAATAAAACG ACCATAATTGTCGATGTACCATTGAGTAATGAAGTTAATGTCACAGGAATATGTGCCAGTAAAAATGAAACAGAGTCCAGTATTACCATCACCCCCAAATCAGGCCCACTCAAGTCATTGACCTTTGACTTTAAGATCAACAAGAACAAGGACATGGCTGACAAATCAGAGTTGGTGTCAATGAGTGCAGAGGTCATGGTCGACGGTAAAG ttGAACCAATATCAGCGAATAAAACTCTACTAGTATTGTCCAATCCCAAGTTGTTTTACAAATGTGATGTTGGAAGTAATTTCACGGCCGACAAAGTGATCTTCAAATATGAACAACTGAAAGTTCAAGCTTTTAAtgtggaaaatgaaaaatttgctGAAAATG GAGAAGACTGTTCAGAAGATGTGGGTCCTATCCCTGCGCCCGGAAATATCCCAGTCAACACGTATGCTGTGACAGAGGGAAACAAGACTTGTATTGTATTTAAAGGATCAATGAAGTTCGTAATCCCTTATGTTGCAAAATCTGGG AATGCCACAGAACCTGTGGGTCTGCCTGAAAAATTCACAGTTTCCGGAAGCTGTAATACTCTTTTGTATGGAGAAGTGTCTCAGAAAATGGAAGTAAAGTTCTACGAAGACTGGATTTTAACCATTCACTTTACTGATagtgacaataaaacagacgtCCAGAACCAGTTGACAGCAGATAGTTCCGATAAGTACTACATCTCTCAGATTGAGTTGGAATATGAATACAACAGCAACCTTTTTGTAAAAGCTGATGAAAGCA ttctgGGAAAAAAAGCTAAGTTTACTGCTGCCAACCTCACTCTATGGGAAACAGGCAAAGGCAAGAGTTACATGTGTAACAAAGAATCTACTATAAACCTCAGTAGTAAAGATGGATTTGAGCTGACTGTCAGTAAGGTTCAATACCAGGCATTCAAAAAAGGAAACTCAAATGACTTTGGAG ACGCTAGTGAGTGTGCAGCGGATGAGGAGACAAATAGCATCGTACCAATTGCAGTGGGAGCAGCCCTTGCTGGACTCGTCATTATCGTACTAATTGCGTATTTGATTGGACGAAAGAGGAGCCGCGCGGGCTACGAGCAGGTCTAG